The sequence GCAAAATTTAACCAGTTCTGAGCCGCGTTTATAAGCCGCTACCGACGCCTCCAACGGTAACTCACCGGCTTCCATCTGGGCAACAAGTTGCTCCAATTCAGCCATTGCCTGTTCAAATGATGCCGGATTACTGGCAGAAAGTGCGTTCTTTGCCATAATTGTTAAAGCCTGTTCAAAATAATGTTGCCTTACCATCAGTCATTGGCCAGCCTGCACGGTGTCGTCGTTGATCT is a genomic window of Glaciimonas sp. CA11.2 containing:
- a CDS encoding exodeoxyribonuclease VII small subunit, translated to MAKNALSASNPASFEQAMAELEQLVAQMEAGELPLEASVAAYKRGSELVKFCAVQLDKVDSQVKVLEGDMLKPFAAPADQSDGSDA